A stretch of Babylonia areolata isolate BAREFJ2019XMU chromosome 23, ASM4173473v1, whole genome shotgun sequence DNA encodes these proteins:
- the LOC143298286 gene encoding uncharacterized protein LOC143298286 — MSSSGGTSNWAWQVATTTTTTNTTTADGCVVLGIGTGGFVPWDNPDNIVSEAVEQAVDTAVGGVCLPLLFLLSAPTNVLNMLVFWRQGLRERINLCLFYLSLVDLLHMLHAFFCNVDRLYMGLTQAGRFGPVFQFLADHRLLGLRSLTWLSGFLSMFIACERCLCVVSPLKSQTVLSTRTTCYVLAFTTLFCLTGFAFQSMRWSLVCVFDPRTNITLKALRTSRFYTRYQSHLNVLTFSFATVQPLIYVTVIVTTTIVTSVKLRKMAAWRERTSSSSLSSREMLLTRMLIAASVLYIVCAVPTTVIGVSVNFLPHVSLDGRNYNLIALLFSFYKLASYINATFNFFIYCSLGTKYRSTLRELFTCRSRWCESHRKMQS; from the coding sequence ATGAGTTCTTCTGGTGGGACTTCAAACTGGGCATGGCaggtggccaccaccaccaccaccactaatactaCTACAGCAGACGGTTGTGTGGTTCTAGGCATCGGCACAGGAGGTTTCGTTCCCTGGGACAACCCGGACAATATCGTCAGCGAGGCCGTGGAACAGGCGGTGGACACAGCGGTGGGGGGCGTGTGTttgcccctcctcttcctcctctccgccCCGACGAACGTCCTCAACATGCTGGTGTTCTGGAGGCAGGGCCTCCGGGAGCGCATCAACCTGTGTCTCTTCTACCTGTCCCTGGTGGACCTCCTGCACATGCTCCACGCCTTCTTCTGCAACGTGGACAGGCTGTACATGGGGCTGACCCAGGCCGGCAGGTTCGGGCCCGTCTTTCAGTTCCTGGCGGATCACAGGCTGCTGGGGCTTCGCAGCCTGACGTGGCTGTCCGGCTTCCTGTCCATGTTCATCGCTTGTGAGCGGTGTCTGTGCGTCGTGAGTCCGCTCAAGTCGCAGACGGTTCTGAGCACCCGGACGACGTGTTACGTGCTGGCGTTCACCACTCTGTTTTGTTTGACTGGGTTCGCGTTTCAGAGCATGAGGTGGAGCCTGGTTTGTGTGTTCGATCCTCGGACCAACATAACGCTGAAAGCATTACGCACCAGTCGGTTCTACACCCGCTATCAGTCTCATCTCAACGTCCTCACCTTCTCTTTCGCCACTGTCCAACCCCTCATCTACGTCACCGTCATCGTAACGACGACGATCGTGACGTCAGTTAAACTGAGGAAAATGGCGGCCTGGCGAGAGCGAACTTCCTCCAGTTCGTTGTCCTCACGGGAAATGCTGCTGACGCGCATGCTCATCGCGGCTTCCGTTCTGTATATCGTCTGCGCAGTTCCGACGACCGTGATAGGCGTCAGTGTCAACTTTCTCCCCCACGTGAGCCTGGATGGACGCAACTATAACCTGATcgctcttctcttctccttctacaAGCTGGCTTCCTACATCAACGCCACGTTTAACTTCTTCATCTACTGTTCTTTAGGAACCAAGTATAGAAGCACGCTTCGAGAGCTGTTCACGTGTCGGTCGCGTTGGTGTGAATCACACAGAAAGATGCAGAGTTAA